CATCTGGGTGGTCCACCCGCCCGCGCCGACCATCCGGTTATCCGGCCCGCACGCCAACCCGAGCTCATCGACATTGGTCAACCCGTCATCGGCCCAATCCTTGGCCGCGTGATGAACCTGGCTGCCATACGCCGGGACGGTGCACCCCGGTTTCGTGCACCCCCCGTCGCGGGCGATCAGCATCAGCCGCTGCGCCGGGGACGCCACCCGCCGAGCCCGAAACAGATCCAACGCCGAACCAGTCGCCTCGTCGAACACCGCCAGAAACTGATTGGCGTGCGCGGCCATGCGGATCACATCGCCGATCGGCACCACCGTGCCGCCGCCGCTGACGCCGACCCCCGCGCGGCTCTCCAAATCCTGCAGGGTGGTGCGGATGATGATCGAGGTCGGCAACCCGTTGTGCTGTCCCAGCACCCCGCTGGCCAACACACTGCGCCCCACCGCCAGCAGCGCGTCATGCTGGCGCTGTGCAAGCGTCCGCTGGTCGTTGTCGATCTGGGCTTGGCTCGGAGTGCCCGAGATGCAGGGGCTCTCATCATCGGGATTGCACATCCCAGGCGCGGCCCACTTGGCGTAGATCGCCTCCAGCGTGGCCGCCAACTCCGGGGTGAGATTGCCCCTCAACGGGCTCATCTTGTCCGAACCCTGCGGGCCCTTTGACACGCCGCGGCGACGTGCGCGTTCGGCATCGTCGGGTTCGGGACCGTCCTGGTCCAGCAGGAACAGGGTGCGCTCGGCCTGATCCCTGAGTTCCTTGGGTCCCAATCCGACCGCGTGGCCGACCAGATCGACTTCGATCTGCGCGCGGGTCAGAGTGTCGATCGCCGGCGGGATGCGGTCCATCGCCTTCCGCAGCACCTCGACATGCTCGCCGTTGATCATTCCGCGCGCCTGCGCGAGCGCAACACAGGGCAGCACCGGGTCCAGCGGCTCTCCGGTCAACGCGCGGCGCGGTCCCAACAGCGCCGCCTCATCGAGGCGACGCCCCGCCTCCGACGTCGAGATGCGCCATCGCGTCGCCAACACCTGACGCCAGGACTTCGCGCCCATCTCCTTGGCCGTCGCCTCGATCTGCACGCGGGCCAACATCCGGTGGCCCTGAGTCGGCAACTGACACGACAGCGCCTCCAGTTCATCAAGAGCATCAACCAATTCGGACTTCGTCAGCACGTCGATGGGCAGCGCGGCCAAGTGATCATGCGCGGCACGCAGGGCTGCGATCGCTTCCCGCAGCGCCTCCGCACTGTCTTGAGTCAAGAAGGTGGCAGGGTTTTGCTGTCGAGGTAGGCCTGTTTTGGGGTGCGGTCGGCCAGGGCTTGGTGTGGTCGGATGGTGTTGTAGATGATGCGGAATCGATGGGTTTCCATGTCGAGTGCGTCGCCGTCGCCGATGTAGCCGCGGAAGAGATGCTCGTATTTCAGGGTTTCGAAGAATCGCTCGATGACGCCGTTGGTTTGTGGTGATTTGATGCGTGTGCGGATGTGGCGCAGGAGCGGATCATGGCCGGTGAACAGGGTGTGGAAGTCTTTACCCCGGTAGCAGGGACCGTTGTCGGACACGATCGCAATCGGTGCAGGGGCGTGGCCGATGACGTTGTCCTCGGCGTCAAGGACCTCCATTTCGCCGCGGTCGACTCGCAGGTCGGTGAGGTTCAAGATGCGGGTGGCTTCCTCGACGGCCAACCGAATGCAGTGCACGGCGTCGCGGCCGCGGCTGGTGGGCGTGACGGTGATGGCCAGGCAGTATTTGGTGACGTAGTCGATGACGGCACTAATTCGCCAGATCCCGCCGTGGGCGGTCTCGAACTCGGAGAAGTCGGTCTGCCACACCCGGTTGCGCTCAGTCGGCGGATCGTGAAATACCCGGCGGCGCAACGCAGCCCAAGACTTTCGATCGGCCCGAAAGCCCTGGGGTAACAGCAGGCCACGCCGCCGCAGCGCGCGTTGCACCGACGAGTTGGTTACGTCGTGACCATCAGCGCGCATCAGTGCGGCGATCTTGCGGTAGCCCCAGGCCGGCCACGCCTCGGCGTACTTCGCCGCGATCGCTTCGATCCGGTCGACGACCGGCGCCGGCCAAGGCCCCTTGGCCGGGTCACCAGCGCGCAGTCGGGCCAGCCGGCGGCGATAGGTCCGCTCGGCGATGCCGGCCAATGGCGCGAACCTCGAAACCGGCAGACCTGCTGCTTCTCTTAGGGTTTCGAGGTCCTGGAAGGACCTGATCGGCCAAAGCTGCACCGCGCTGCCAGATCCGCAGCTGCACCGTGGCTTCGGCCAGCGCGAGTTTGAGCTGCTCGTTTTCCATCCGCAGCCGACGCTGCTCAGGGCTACCCGCGCCATGCGCGGCGCCGCTGGGCACCTCCTGCAAGCGTTGGGCCCCAGCCTCAAGGAACTGATGCTTCCACTTCGTCACCTGAGTCGAGGCCACCCCACACCGCCGGGCCGCCTCAGCACAGGTCATCTCACCGGCTAGAACAGCCAGCACCAACCGGGTCTTCTCCTCGGCAGCAATCTTTGTTCGTCGCGATCTGACCATGACCCACTCAACCTCCTCAACATCAGCCGCGTATGCACAACGCGACCCTGCCAAGAAGTTTGAGTCAGTGGAGCACTCATGACTCGAACATACGTTCGAAACCTAAGAAACCTCTAGAAATAATCCGAAGAGATCTCTAAGGGTCTCCGCCAAAGCGCGGACTTCTGAAACTGTTGTGACGCAGGGGATTCAGAGCCGTCCGTGAACTAGCCGCCCGCCAATTCAGAGAGTACGTCGGCGGTGTCCATCGCAGCCACCTCCAGATACACCTCGGCGACCATGTTGAGCCGATCCGCATCCGGTTCCCGACTGACGAGTCGTTCTGCCAACTTCGACACCGATCGCGCCGCGAACATGTCCGTGACGAGCACCGTGGGCGTATCGAGCCAGTCCCGGACCCGCGCGATCACCTGGGTAGCCAGCACGGAATCGCCACCGAGGGAGAAGAAGTCGTCATCGATGCCGATCTTGTCGGCCGCGATGTTGAGCACCTCGCCGACGATCGCGACGAGCGCCGACTCCAGTGGCGTGGATGCCGGGCGGAAAGCGTTGGCGGCCGGCAGTTCGGCTTGCGCCAACACCCGGGCGGCGGCCTTGCGGTCGAGCTTGCCGTTCACCGTGAACGGGATTTGATCGCTCACGACGATGATCTTGGGAATCATGTGCGCAGGAACCAGCTCGGCCAGCGCGGCCGCGACGGCGTGCGATTCGACACTCGGGTCGTCGGTACGGACCAGCGCGGCAAGTACATCCGGATCGCCCGGGATCACGTCGGCCACCGCCGCGTCGATGTGCGGCACCCGCTTGAGGGCCGCTTCCACCTCGCCGAGCTCGATGCGGTAACCGCTGATCTTTACCCGGTGATCGATGCGGCCGACGAACTCCAAGGTTCCGTCAGGCTGGTATCGGACGAGATCACCTGTCCGGTACCAGGTTCGACCGTCGTATTCGACGAACTTCTCGGCCGTCAGGTCCGGTCGCCCGCGATACCCGCGTGCGATGCCGCGCCCTGCGAACCACAGTTCGCCCGGTACCCAGTCCGGGCAGTCCGATCCGTCGGCGGCCGCCACCCGGCAGACGTTGTTCGGGAACGGCATGCCGTAAGGAATCGAGGTCCAGTGCGCCGGCGGAACATCGACCTCGCAGATCGTGCCGTGCACCGCGGTCTCGGTCGCCCCGCCCAGCCCCGCGGCGCGCACTGTGGGCGCTGACTTGCGGAGTCCCCGAATGAGTTCGGGCCGCACCCAGTCGCCTCCGAGCAACACCACCCGCAGCGTGTCCAGCCGATCGCCGCCGACCTCGAGGAGCATGTCCAGCCAGCCCGGCATCCAGTTGAGGAACGTCACCGAATGCTTGTGGATCAGCCCCGCCCAGACGTCGGGATCCCGACGGTGCGCCTCGTCCACCACGACGACGGCACCACCGGTCCGCAGGATCGCGAAGATCTCCAGCACCGACATGTCGGCTTCCAGCGACGCCAGAGCCAGACTCCGGTCGGACGGACCGAGTTCGTAGCGGCCGCTGACGAATTCGATGGTGTTCATCACCGCGTCGTGTGTCAGCTCTACGCCCTTGGGCTCACCGGTCGAGCCCGACGTGAACAACACGTAGGCCAGGTCGTGCGGTTCGACCGGGGTGGGTTCAACATCGACGGCATGTTGCATTGCCGTCGCGGCGGTGATCACCGGCACCGCGGTCTCGACCGGATCGGCACCACCACAGAGCAGGACGGCCGCCACACCGCTCGATTCCAGGATGCGGGCGGTGCGGTCGGTCGGCTGATCGGCACCGATCGGAAGGTAGGCGGCACCGGCGGCGAGAATTCCGAGCGTCGCGGGAATCTGCTCGGCGCACTTGGGACCGATCAACGCCACCAGGTCGCCGGGACGAACCCCACTGCCGCGTAGGGCTTCCGTGACCGCAAGCGCCCGGGTGCGTACCGCGCCATAGGTCAGGTCGCCGTCGTCGCTGAACACCGCGGGCGCGTCAGGCGCAGCCACCGCATTGCGGAAGAACCCTTGGTGGATCGTCTCCCCGCTCGGCGGTGCGGTCGCACTGTTCACCGCGGCGCGGACGGCTCGTTGCGCCGCGGGCACCGCGGGCGGATCGCTTGCGTCCCACGCCGCGTCGTCGGCGGCCAGCCTGGTCAACTCGGCCAGGTGGTAGGCGAACATCGCGTCGGCGACACCGGGACGGAACGCGTCGACGCGGACGTCCCAGTTGATCATCAGACCGGTCGCCAGCGGCGTCGCCTGCGCATCGATGAGCACCTGCGGGCCTTGCGAAATGGTCCATACGGGAGCGCCGAACAATTCGGTGACCTCACCGGCGAACAGATCGCCGAGTCCGAGCGCGCTGGTGTAGACGATCGGCGCGAGCGTCTGGTTGCCGCGGTGGCGTCCCAGGTCGCGCAGCACCGACAGACCCGAGTAGCTCGAGTGCCGAGCGGTGTTATGCAACGTCTCCTGCACGGCACGGGTCCGCTCGGCGGGTGTGCTGGTGCGCGTCAGGTCGATGTCGAGCATCAGTGACGAGGTGAAGCAGCCGACCAGTTTCTCGACGTCGGGGTGGAACGGTTCCCTACCGAACATCGGCAGGTTGAGCAGGAACCGTGAGCCGCTCGACCAGCGCGCCAACGCATTCGAGTACGACGCCGCGACGGCCATCGCGGGGGTGAACCCGCGACGGTGTGCTGCGGCGAAGAGTGCATCGCGCGTCTCGACATCGAAGATGTGCCAAAGTCGGACGCTGCTGCGGGGGTCGGCTTGCTCGGCGAGCGGAACCAGCGGCAGCGCAGGCGATTCGGGGAGTTCGGGCAGGCGCTCTGCCCACCACCGGCGGTCCTCGTCGGAGGGCCCGGGGTCGGCCGCCGTCAACGCGGCACGGTATCGGCGGTACGTGTAGCCCAGCTCGGGCAGTTCGCCGCCGCGGTAGAACACCGCGAGGTCGGCCATGAACTTGCGGTAACTCACCGCGTCCGCCGCGTTCATGTCCATGTCGACGTGCAGCCGCGTCCGCCCGTCCGGGCGCAACGACAGGCTCAGTTCGAGCACATCGCCGTCGAGCAGCTGGTGCGACTTCTGCTGCCGAATGGTCTCCAGTCGCTGCTCAGCCCCTTCGGCGTCCATCTCGCGCAGGTCGTGGACCGTGACCGGAAGGCCGCGATCACCGATCCGCTGGGTACCGTCCGGCAGAATCTCCACCCGCAACATCGGATGGCGTGCAACAAGTTTTGCTGCCGCCTCACGCAGACGGGTCGGGTCGACGCCCGCGCCGTCGAACTCCACGTAAAGGTGTGCCGCGACGCCGCCGAGTTGCTGATCGTCGTTGCGGCCCAACCACATCGCGTGCTGCATCGGTGCGAGCGGGAAAACACCGTCGTCGTCATCGTCGCTCTCGACGACCGTGTCCGCGGCCTCGGCGGGATCACCGGAGAGCTGCGCGACCAGCGCCGACCATGCTGCCACCGTCGGGTTCTCCGCCAGCGCGGCGAAGTTGACCGGAATCCCCCGCTTACGCCAGCGACCCGACAGCGACATCATGCGGATCGAGTCGAGCCCGGACGCGATCAGGTCGCCCTCGGGGTCGACCTCGTCGGGGTTCACGCCGAGAAGTTCGGCGACTTCCTCCCGGATGGCGTGAACGGCGGCACCTCTGTTGTCTGTCGCCCCACCCGCAAAAGCCACGCTCTCCTCCAAATTAGGCTGCCCTAACTAACTCGGCGAGGCTACCTTATATTCGAGGTGCCGAACACACCTACCCGGAGGGGTCCTACCCACAATGAGCACCGGTCTCGACTCTCAGCACAGCGATCTCACCACCGGTTTCGTCCCATTTCCCGCCGACCGCGCGAACGAGTACCGCCGCGCCGGGCTCTGGACCGGCCGCCGGCTCGATTCGATCCTCAGCGATGCCGCGACGAACTGGCCGGACCGCGCCGCGGTGATCGATCCGGACACCACCTATACCTTCGCCGAACTGGACGCGCGTGCCAATCGGGTCGCGTCGGCACTGGCGGAACGCGGTATCGCCCCCGGTGACCGCGTGATGCTGCAGCTGCCCAATTCGGCTGAGTTCGCCGTCGCGTTGTTCGGTCTGTTGCGTGCGGGCGCCGTCCCGGTGATGTGTCTGCCGGGTCATCGCCATGCCGAACTCAGCCACTTCGCCGGCGTGAGCGGTGCAGTCGGCCTCGTCGTCGCCGACCGGGTCGCCGGTTTCGACTACCGGGAACTGGCCCAGGCCCTGGTGAACGAACATCCCCGGCTGGCCCACGTGTTCGTGGATGGCGACCCCGGTCCGTTCCAATCATGGTCGGAGCTGGCCGATTTCGACGGTCCGATCCGTGATCAGGCGCCGGTCGACCCGGGTAACCCCGCCCTGCTGCTGGTGTCGGGTGGCACGACCGGCCTGCCGAAACTGATCGCCCGCACGCACGACGACTACGTCTACAACGCGACCGCGTGCGCGCAAGCGTACGAGATGACCGGCGAGGACGTGTATCTCGTCGCGCTGCCAGCGGGGCACAACTTTCCGCTGGGCTGCCCCGGCCTGCTGGGCTCGATGACCGTAGGGGCCACGTCGGTGTTCACCGCCGATCCGAGCCCCGAGTCGGCGTTCGCGGTGATCGACCAACACAAGATCACCGTCACCGGACTCGTCAACGCACTCGCCAAGGTGTGGACGCAGGCGTGTGAGTGGGAGCCTGTGCTGCCGACATCGCTGCGCGTGGTCCAGGTCGGCGGCTCACGGATGACGCCCGAGGAGGCCCGCTACATCCTCGACGGGTTGACCCCCGGATTGTCCCAGATCTTCGGCATGGCAGAAGGAATGCTCAACTTCACCCGCATCGGCGATCCTGTCGACGTCGTTGTCAACACCCAGGGAAAGCCGATGTCACCCTTGGACGAGATGCGAGTGGTCGATGAGGCGGGCCGCGAAGTCGCCCCGGGCGAGGAGGGCGAGCTGCTGGTGCGCGGCCCTTACACGCTCAACGGCTACTACCGCGCCGAGGAGGCCAACGCACGGTCGTT
The sequence above is drawn from the Mycobacterium gallinarum genome and encodes:
- a CDS encoding HNH endonuclease signature motif containing protein — its product is MTQDSAEALREAIAALRAAHDHLAALPIDVLTKSELVDALDELEALSCQLPTQGHRMLARVQIEATAKEMGAKSWRQVLATRWRISTSEAGRRLDEAALLGPRRALTGEPLDPVLPCVALAQARGMINGEHVEVLRKAMDRIPPAIDTLTRAQIEVDLVGHAVGLGPKELRDQAERTLFLLDQDGPEPDDAERARRRGVSKGPQGSDKMSPLRGNLTPELAATLEAIYAKWAAPGMCNPDDESPCISGTPSQAQIDNDQRTLAQRQHDALLAVGRSVLASGVLGQHNGLPTSIIIRTTLQDLESRAGVGVSGGGTVVPIGDVIRMAAHANQFLAVFDEATGSALDLFRARRVASPAQRLMLIARDGGCTKPGCTVPAYGSQVHHAAKDWADDGLTNVDELGLACGPDNRMVGAGGWTTQMNEDHEVQWIPPAHLDTGQARVNDYHRPERLRPPSDEPIEEPAIRADDTPSDDVPPFENARFDDEWLIGPPDYEPILNPHEPGGPEPNAA
- a CDS encoding integrase core domain-containing protein, with the translated sequence MAGIAERTYRRRLARLRAGDPAKGPWPAPVVDRIEAIAAKYAEAWPAWGYRKIAALMRADGHDVTNSSVQRALRRRGLLLPQGFRADRKSWAALRRRVFHDPPTERNRVWQTDFSEFETAHGGIWRISAVIDYVTKYCLAITVTPTSRGRDAVHCIRLAVEEATRILNLTDLRVDRGEMEVLDAEDNVIGHAPAPIAIVSDNGPCYRGKDFHTLFTGHDPLLRHIRTRIKSPQTNGVIERFFETLKYEHLFRGYIGDGDALDMETHRFRIIYNTIRPHQALADRTPKQAYLDSKTLPPS
- a CDS encoding helix-turn-helix domain-containing protein; protein product: MVRSRRTKIAAEEKTRLVLAVLAGEMTCAEAARRCGVASTQVTKWKHQFLEAGAQRLQEVPSGAAHGAGSPEQRRLRMENEQLKLALAEATVQLRIWQRGAALADQVLPGPRNPKRSSRSAGFEVRAIGRHRRADLSPPAGPTARW
- a CDS encoding amino acid adenylation domain-containing protein, which translates into the protein MAFAGGATDNRGAAVHAIREEVAELLGVNPDEVDPEGDLIASGLDSIRMMSLSGRWRKRGIPVNFAALAENPTVAAWSALVAQLSGDPAEAADTVVESDDDDDGVFPLAPMQHAMWLGRNDDQQLGGVAAHLYVEFDGAGVDPTRLREAAAKLVARHPMLRVEILPDGTQRIGDRGLPVTVHDLREMDAEGAEQRLETIRQQKSHQLLDGDVLELSLSLRPDGRTRLHVDMDMNAADAVSYRKFMADLAVFYRGGELPELGYTYRRYRAALTAADPGPSDEDRRWWAERLPELPESPALPLVPLAEQADPRSSVRLWHIFDVETRDALFAAAHRRGFTPAMAVAASYSNALARWSSGSRFLLNLPMFGREPFHPDVEKLVGCFTSSLMLDIDLTRTSTPAERTRAVQETLHNTARHSSYSGLSVLRDLGRHRGNQTLAPIVYTSALGLGDLFAGEVTELFGAPVWTISQGPQVLIDAQATPLATGLMINWDVRVDAFRPGVADAMFAYHLAELTRLAADDAAWDASDPPAVPAAQRAVRAAVNSATAPPSGETIHQGFFRNAVAAPDAPAVFSDDGDLTYGAVRTRALAVTEALRGSGVRPGDLVALIGPKCAEQIPATLGILAAGAAYLPIGADQPTDRTARILESSGVAAVLLCGGADPVETAVPVITAATAMQHAVDVEPTPVEPHDLAYVLFTSGSTGEPKGVELTHDAVMNTIEFVSGRYELGPSDRSLALASLEADMSVLEIFAILRTGGAVVVVDEAHRRDPDVWAGLIHKHSVTFLNWMPGWLDMLLEVGGDRLDTLRVVLLGGDWVRPELIRGLRKSAPTVRAAGLGGATETAVHGTICEVDVPPAHWTSIPYGMPFPNNVCRVAAADGSDCPDWVPGELWFAGRGIARGYRGRPDLTAEKFVEYDGRTWYRTGDLVRYQPDGTLEFVGRIDHRVKISGYRIELGEVEAALKRVPHIDAAVADVIPGDPDVLAALVRTDDPSVESHAVAAALAELVPAHMIPKIIVVSDQIPFTVNGKLDRKAAARVLAQAELPAANAFRPASTPLESALVAIVGEVLNIAADKIGIDDDFFSLGGDSVLATQVIARVRDWLDTPTVLVTDMFAARSVSKLAERLVSREPDADRLNMVAEVYLEVAAMDTADVLSELAGG
- a CDS encoding (2,3-dihydroxybenzoyl)adenylate synthase, whose product is MSTGLDSQHSDLTTGFVPFPADRANEYRRAGLWTGRRLDSILSDAATNWPDRAAVIDPDTTYTFAELDARANRVASALAERGIAPGDRVMLQLPNSAEFAVALFGLLRAGAVPVMCLPGHRHAELSHFAGVSGAVGLVVADRVAGFDYRELAQALVNEHPRLAHVFVDGDPGPFQSWSELADFDGPIRDQAPVDPGNPALLLVSGGTTGLPKLIARTHDDYVYNATACAQAYEMTGEDVYLVALPAGHNFPLGCPGLLGSMTVGATSVFTADPSPESAFAVIDQHKITVTGLVNALAKVWTQACEWEPVLPTSLRVVQVGGSRMTPEEARYILDGLTPGLSQIFGMAEGMLNFTRIGDPVDVVVNTQGKPMSPLDEMRVVDEAGREVAPGEEGELLVRGPYTLNGYYRAEEANARSFSPDGFYRSGDRVRIFTDGPRAGYVEVTGRIKDVIHRGGETVSASDLEEHLFAHPAIDAAAAVALPDDYLGEKICAAVVFSGRAVTLAELNQFLDERGVSAHSRPDVLAPMPALPKTAVGKVDKKKVVAQLASS